Proteins from a single region of Thermotoga maritima MSB8:
- the purB gene encoding adenylosuccinate lyase produces the protein MVERYSLSPMKDLWTEEAKYRRWLEVELAVTRAYEELGMIPKGVTERIRNNAKIDVELFKKIEEKTNHDVVAFVEGIGSMIGEDSRFFHYGLTSSDVLDTANSLALVEAGKILLESLKEFCDVLWEVANRYKHTPTIGRTHGVHAEPTSFGLKVLGWYSEMKRNVQRLERAIEEVSYGKISGAVGNYANVPPEVEEKALSYLGLKPEPVSTQVVPRDRHAFYLSTLAIVAAGIERIAVEIRHLQRTEVLEVEEPFRKGQRGSSAMPHKKNPITCERLTGLSRMMRAYVDPSLENIALWHERDISHSSVERYVFPDATQTLYYMIVTATNVVRNMKVNEERMKKNIDLTKGLVFSQRVLLKLIEKGLTRKEAYDIVQRNALKTWNSEKHFLEYLLEDEEVKKLVTKEELEELFDISYYLKHVDHIFERFEKE, from the coding sequence ATGGTAGAAAGGTATTCGCTGTCACCGATGAAGGATCTCTGGACGGAGGAAGCGAAGTACAGAAGATGGCTGGAAGTGGAACTGGCAGTGACGAGGGCGTACGAAGAACTGGGAATGATTCCGAAGGGAGTCACAGAGAGGATAAGAAACAACGCTAAGATAGATGTGGAACTGTTCAAAAAGATAGAAGAGAAAACAAACCACGATGTGGTGGCGTTCGTCGAAGGAATCGGCTCGATGATAGGAGAAGACTCGAGATTCTTCCACTACGGTCTCACCTCGTCAGATGTTCTCGACACCGCAAATTCCCTCGCTCTCGTGGAAGCGGGGAAAATCCTGTTAGAGTCTCTAAAAGAGTTCTGCGACGTGCTCTGGGAAGTCGCGAATCGGTACAAACACACTCCCACCATCGGAAGAACACACGGAGTCCACGCGGAACCCACCTCCTTTGGCTTGAAGGTCCTTGGATGGTACTCCGAAATGAAAAGGAACGTTCAGCGCCTTGAGAGGGCGATAGAGGAAGTTTCTTACGGTAAGATCAGTGGAGCTGTTGGAAACTACGCAAACGTACCACCGGAGGTGGAGGAAAAAGCGCTTTCGTACCTGGGCTTGAAACCTGAACCCGTCTCCACACAGGTTGTACCGAGGGATCGTCACGCTTTCTATCTGTCCACGCTCGCGATCGTGGCAGCGGGGATAGAAAGGATCGCTGTCGAGATCAGACATCTTCAGAGAACGGAAGTGCTCGAGGTGGAAGAACCGTTCAGGAAAGGTCAGAGGGGCTCGAGTGCCATGCCCCACAAGAAGAATCCCATCACCTGCGAGCGGCTCACGGGACTTTCCAGAATGATGAGGGCGTACGTCGATCCTTCCCTTGAAAACATCGCGCTCTGGCATGAGAGGGACATTTCGCACTCTTCCGTCGAAAGATACGTTTTTCCTGACGCCACGCAGACTCTTTACTACATGATCGTCACGGCCACAAACGTGGTGAGGAACATGAAAGTGAACGAAGAAAGAATGAAGAAGAACATAGATCTCACGAAAGGTCTCGTGTTCTCCCAGAGAGTCCTGCTGAAACTCATAGAGAAAGGACTCACGAGGAAAGAGGCTTACGATATCGTCCAGAGGAACGCTCTGAAAACCTGGAATTCCGAAAAACACTTCCTCGAGTACCTCCTCGAGGATGAAGAGGTTAAGAAACTGGTTACCAAAGAAGAGCTCGAAGAACTCTTCGATATCTCTTACTACTTGAAACACGTAGACCACATCTTCGAACGCTTTGAAAAGGAGTGA
- a CDS encoding adenylosuccinate synthase: MNRVVVGLQWGDEGKGKVVTYLSRYHDIVARFSGGANAGHTVNYGDFKVIHHLLPSADFTKNRGIAIGSGVLLDPQVLTEELRELKEKFPDYSGEIFISESAHVVLPVHKEMDRIIDEVLKIGTTKRGIGPACADRVMRVNVRVAELGNEEKLRYFLEKNLSLKKIYGVDFDAEKMMGDLSTFYETIKDFVVSPVQLKRILEEKSVLFEGTQGVLLDLDVGTYPYVTSMNCSSSGVSAGMGFPVEVDEVLGVFKAYTTRVGEGPFPTELTGEEGEKLRKAGHEYGSTTGRPRRCGWLDLPLLRYAIEISGVDSLVMTKADVLNGFEKIKVCVRYSDGRDLVSLRDLEKKEPVYEVFDGWKSLEDKNFERFVDFIERETGRPVRYISTGEKLEDIVEV, from the coding sequence ATGAACCGTGTTGTGGTGGGTCTTCAATGGGGAGACGAAGGAAAGGGCAAGGTGGTAACGTATCTTTCCAGATATCACGATATCGTGGCGAGATTTTCAGGTGGAGCGAATGCCGGGCACACTGTGAATTACGGAGATTTCAAGGTGATACACCACCTCCTCCCTTCGGCCGATTTCACAAAAAACAGAGGAATCGCCATAGGAAGCGGGGTTCTCCTGGATCCTCAGGTGCTGACAGAAGAATTGAGGGAATTGAAAGAGAAATTTCCCGATTATTCAGGTGAAATCTTCATCTCTGAGAGCGCACACGTGGTTCTTCCAGTGCACAAAGAAATGGACAGGATAATAGACGAAGTGTTGAAAATAGGCACTACGAAAAGAGGAATAGGTCCCGCTTGTGCTGACAGGGTTATGAGGGTGAACGTGAGAGTTGCAGAGCTCGGCAACGAAGAAAAACTCAGATATTTCCTCGAAAAGAATCTCTCTTTGAAGAAGATCTACGGGGTGGATTTCGACGCAGAGAAAATGATGGGAGATCTTTCCACCTTCTATGAGACAATAAAAGACTTCGTCGTTTCACCGGTCCAGTTGAAAAGAATCCTCGAAGAGAAGAGCGTTCTCTTCGAAGGAACACAGGGGGTCCTTCTAGATCTGGACGTGGGAACGTACCCGTACGTCACGAGCATGAACTGTTCCTCCTCAGGCGTGAGCGCGGGAATGGGCTTTCCTGTGGAAGTAGATGAAGTTTTAGGCGTCTTCAAGGCGTACACAACACGAGTCGGAGAAGGTCCCTTCCCGACGGAGCTCACAGGAGAAGAAGGAGAGAAGTTGAGAAAAGCGGGACACGAATACGGTTCCACGACCGGTCGGCCGAGGAGATGCGGCTGGCTCGATCTGCCGCTCCTCAGGTACGCCATTGAGATCTCCGGTGTCGACTCTCTGGTCATGACCAAGGCAGATGTGCTGAACGGTTTTGAAAAGATCAAGGTCTGCGTGCGCTACTCCGATGGAAGAGATCTCGTTTCACTCAGAGATCTGGAAAAGAAAGAGCCCGTCTACGAAGTCTTCGATGGCTGGAAATCTCTGGAAGACAAGAACTTCGAGCGCTTTGTTGATTTCATAGAAAGAGAGACAGGAAGACCGGTAAGGTACATATCCACAGGTGAAAAACTCGAGGATATAGTGGAGGTGTGA
- the argF gene encoding ornithine carbamoyltransferase codes for MSVNLKGRSLLTLLDFSPEEIRYLLDISKQVKMENRSKLRTERFKGMTLAMIFEKRSTRTRLAFETAFAEEGGHPIFLSPNDIHLGAKESLEDTARVLGRMVDAIMFRGYKQETVEKLAEYSGVPVYNGLTDEFHPTQALADLMTIEENFGRLKGVKVVFMGDTRNNVATSLMIACAKMGMNFVACGPEELKPRSDVFKRCQEIVKETDGSVSFTSNLEEALAGADVVYTDVWASMGEEDKEKERMALLKPYQVNERVMEMTGKSETIFMHCLPAVKGQEVTYEVIEGKQSRVWDEAENRKHTIKAVMIATLL; via the coding sequence GTGTCTGTGAATCTGAAAGGGAGATCTCTTCTCACTCTTCTTGATTTTTCTCCTGAAGAGATCAGATACCTTCTCGATATCTCAAAGCAGGTGAAGATGGAGAACAGATCCAAACTGAGAACCGAAAGGTTCAAAGGAATGACCCTCGCCATGATCTTCGAGAAACGATCAACGAGAACGAGACTCGCCTTTGAAACCGCTTTTGCAGAAGAAGGAGGACATCCGATCTTTCTTTCACCGAACGACATACACCTTGGAGCAAAAGAATCTCTCGAGGACACCGCACGCGTCCTTGGAAGAATGGTGGACGCCATCATGTTCAGGGGCTACAAACAGGAGACTGTGGAAAAGCTGGCTGAGTACTCCGGTGTTCCCGTGTACAACGGACTCACCGACGAGTTCCACCCAACGCAGGCGCTCGCCGACCTGATGACCATAGAGGAAAATTTTGGCAGATTGAAGGGTGTAAAGGTTGTTTTCATGGGGGACACCAGAAACAACGTTGCGACCTCCCTCATGATCGCCTGTGCGAAGATGGGGATGAATTTCGTGGCGTGTGGTCCCGAAGAACTCAAGCCCAGATCTGACGTATTCAAAAGGTGCCAAGAAATAGTGAAAGAAACCGATGGGAGCGTTTCTTTCACATCGAATCTGGAAGAAGCACTCGCAGGTGCCGATGTCGTCTACACAGACGTGTGGGCATCCATGGGTGAGGAAGACAAAGAAAAGGAGAGAATGGCTCTTTTAAAACCTTATCAGGTGAACGAGAGAGTGATGGAAATGACGGGTAAATCGGAAACGATTTTCATGCACTGCCTCCCCGCGGTGAAGGGCCAGGAGGTCACCTACGAGGTAATCGAGGGAAAACAGAGCAGGGTCTGGGACGAGGCGGAGAATAGAAAGCACACCATAAAAGCGGTCATGATAGCAACACTGCTGTGA
- the tmk gene encoding dTMP kinase, with amino-acid sequence MFITFEGIDGSGKSTQIQLLAQYLEKRGKKVILKREPGGTETGEKIRKILLEEEVTPKAELFLFLASRNLLVTEIKQYLSEGYAVLLDRYTDSSVAYQGFGRNLGKEIVEELNDFATDGLIPDLTFYIDVDVETALKRKGELNRFEKREFLERVREGYLVLAREHPERIVVLDGKRSIEEIHRDVVREVKRRWKLDV; translated from the coding sequence ATGTTCATAACGTTCGAGGGAATAGACGGATCCGGGAAGAGCACACAGATCCAACTTCTGGCTCAATACCTGGAGAAGAGAGGAAAGAAAGTGATCTTGAAGAGAGAGCCGGGCGGAACGGAGACGGGGGAGAAGATCAGAAAGATTCTTCTGGAGGAAGAAGTGACTCCCAAAGCTGAGCTCTTCCTGTTTCTCGCCTCGAGAAATCTCCTTGTGACAGAAATAAAACAGTACCTTTCCGAAGGATACGCCGTTCTTCTTGACAGATACACGGACTCCAGTGTTGCATACCAGGGTTTTGGAAGAAACCTGGGAAAAGAGATCGTGGAGGAGCTGAACGATTTCGCCACGGATGGACTGATTCCTGACCTGACTTTCTACATAGACGTGGACGTCGAAACGGCCCTCAAAAGAAAAGGAGAGCTCAACCGCTTTGAAAAAAGAGAGTTTCTCGAACGTGTAAGGGAAGGCTACCTCGTGCTCGCCAGAGAACATCCCGAAAGGATCGTGGTGCTGGATGGAAAACGCTCCATAGAGGAAATCCACAGGGACGTGGTGAGGGAAGTTAAAAGAAGGTGGAAACTCGATGTTTAG
- a CDS encoding ABC transporter permease: MFRIAIVELKRILKKRSSLMMIIAAPVLVVLISLLFMQGYNLQTMKLGIYNEDNSIWSSLVMRFIGTILRQENIVKVDQNYEKLLKEGKLNAVIVIPKGFAAKLYSKQPTQMIFIPSPIDLHLAAAIYNVLDSVLADFQGSAFFDPKVLRYIFTESDYPVPRLKLKDSELRFSDLISPFVVFFTAILITVSLASVSTFLDREKNLHEMFLVYNLPAWKYACGKILAYTIIGASVSFIAYSLTVILTGDSLDFFITSVLILLNALLHTSVGFLVSSISPDKSLANILGVSVIGISLFSSGFAIPISNLPDIFRRIAMSTPVFRTMYALRVYQLEHTVDNRSIFVVLLWTVVLFSISILSGKFVIRRG; encoded by the coding sequence ATGTTTAGAATAGCCATTGTGGAACTGAAGAGGATCTTGAAGAAAAGATCTTCACTGATGATGATAATCGCTGCACCCGTTCTGGTTGTGCTGATCTCTCTTCTCTTCATGCAGGGGTACAACCTTCAGACGATGAAGCTCGGAATATACAACGAAGACAACAGCATCTGGTCCTCCCTCGTCATGAGATTCATTGGAACCATCCTGAGACAGGAAAACATAGTGAAAGTCGATCAGAACTACGAGAAACTTCTGAAGGAAGGAAAGCTGAACGCGGTCATAGTGATTCCAAAGGGCTTCGCGGCGAAACTGTATTCCAAACAGCCAACCCAGATGATCTTCATCCCGAGTCCCATCGATCTTCACCTCGCCGCCGCGATATACAACGTTCTCGATTCTGTTCTGGCGGATTTCCAGGGGAGTGCCTTCTTCGATCCAAAGGTGCTCCGGTACATATTCACAGAGTCCGATTATCCCGTACCCAGATTGAAATTGAAAGACTCAGAACTCAGATTTTCTGATCTCATCTCCCCGTTCGTCGTCTTCTTCACGGCGATTTTGATAACCGTATCACTGGCGAGTGTCTCCACCTTTCTCGACAGAGAGAAGAACCTGCATGAGATGTTCCTCGTGTACAACCTTCCGGCATGGAAATACGCCTGCGGGAAGATACTCGCTTACACCATCATTGGAGCATCCGTTTCTTTCATAGCCTACTCCCTGACGGTGATACTGACCGGAGACAGCCTGGATTTCTTCATTACGTCTGTTCTCATCCTTCTCAACGCTCTTCTTCACACGTCTGTAGGTTTTCTGGTTTCTTCCATTTCTCCCGACAAGAGTCTTGCAAACATACTCGGTGTTTCTGTTATAGGAATATCCCTGTTCTCAAGCGGTTTTGCCATTCCTATAAGTAACTTGCCAGATATCTTTCGAAGAATCGCCATGTCAACGCCCGTGTTCAGAACCATGTACGCCCTCAGGGTGTACCAGCTGGAACATACCGTCGATAATCGCTCGATCTTTGTCGTCTTGCTCTGGACAGTTGTTTTGTTCTCCATTTCCATTCTATCGGGAAAGTTCGTTATCAGGAGGGGTTGA
- the yfcE gene encoding phosphodiesterase, with amino-acid sequence MRILVISDTHGSLSCTEKALKSAGNFDEIWHLGDVLYHGPRNPLPEGYSPKELASLLKKHRVKYIRGNCDADVDIRVLEIPEMPRIGMEFLGDVKILLVHGDQFEYEGGDPVSLAQAHGCSVVLFGHTHVPLAERCEGVLLLNPGSVSLPKSEAGPTFGIIDMDEKKFYLCSLEGDVLKEVMLVERE; translated from the coding sequence TTGAGGATTCTTGTGATCTCGGATACCCACGGTTCACTTTCTTGCACAGAGAAAGCTTTGAAAAGTGCGGGGAATTTCGATGAAATCTGGCATCTAGGTGATGTTCTCTACCACGGCCCCAGAAATCCGCTTCCCGAGGGATACAGTCCAAAGGAACTCGCATCACTTTTGAAGAAACACCGTGTGAAGTACATACGCGGAAATTGTGATGCGGATGTGGATATAAGGGTTCTGGAAATTCCGGAAATGCCCAGGATCGGAATGGAATTTTTAGGAGATGTGAAGATACTCCTTGTTCACGGCGACCAGTTCGAATACGAAGGAGGAGATCCTGTGAGCCTGGCACAGGCTCATGGATGCAGTGTGGTTCTCTTCGGTCACACTCACGTTCCTCTGGCAGAAAGGTGCGAAGGGGTGCTGCTTTTGAATCCGGGATCGGTTTCTCTTCCAAAATCTGAGGCCGGTCCGACTTTTGGTATCATCGATATGGATGAGAAAAAATTTTACCTCTGCTCGCTGGAAGGTGATGTTTTGAAAGAGGTGATGCTCGTTGAACGAGAGTGA
- the rnc gene encoding ribonuclease III: MNESERKIVEEFQKETGINFKNEELLFRALCHSSYANEQNQAGRKDVESNEKLEFLGDAVLELFVCEILYKKYPEAEVGDLARVKSAAASEEVLAMVSRKMNLGKFLFLGKGEEKTGGRDRDSILADAFEALLAAIYLDQGYEKIKELFEQEFEFYIEKIMKGEMLFDYKTALQEIVQSEHKVPPEYILVRTEKNDGDRIFVVEVRVNGKTIATGKGRTKKEAEKEAARIAYEKLLKERS; the protein is encoded by the coding sequence TTGAACGAGAGTGAGAGAAAGATCGTGGAGGAGTTTCAGAAAGAAACTGGAATCAACTTCAAGAACGAAGAACTTCTCTTTCGGGCTCTGTGCCACAGTTCTTACGCGAACGAGCAAAATCAAGCGGGAAGAAAGGACGTGGAATCGAACGAAAAGCTGGAGTTTCTGGGGGACGCCGTTCTAGAACTCTTCGTGTGCGAAATACTTTACAAAAAGTATCCGGAAGCGGAAGTGGGAGACCTGGCCCGGGTGAAATCCGCAGCGGCGAGCGAAGAAGTTCTCGCCATGGTTTCCAGGAAGATGAATCTTGGCAAATTCTTGTTTCTTGGAAAGGGAGAGGAAAAAACTGGTGGACGTGATAGAGATTCCATACTCGCCGACGCGTTCGAAGCGCTTCTGGCTGCCATATACCTCGATCAGGGCTATGAGAAGATAAAGGAGCTATTTGAGCAGGAATTCGAGTTCTACATAGAAAAAATCATGAAGGGTGAAATGCTCTTCGACTACAAAACGGCTCTCCAGGAAATAGTTCAGAGCGAACACAAAGTGCCACCAGAATATATACTGGTGAGAACAGAAAAAAACGATGGTGACAGGATTTTTGTTGTGGAAGTGAGGGTGAATGGGAAGACCATCGCCACAGGCAAGGGTAGAACAAAGAAAGAAGCGGAAAAGGAGGCCGCAAGAATCGCCTACGAAAAGCTTTTGAAGGAGAGATCATGA
- a CDS encoding elongator complex protein 3, which yields MKIIPVFLPYAGCKKRCVFCDQIKATGQAKVPSLDDIARIIEEYSRTSNEYELGFYGGTFTGLSEEKMEEYLRFVKRFPVVKSVRVSTRPDEINERKLKILKKYGVNVIEIGVQSFLDEVLERSKRGYTSEEAEGACKLIKKNGFVLSVHLMVGLPGSDRRGEILSALRTVECGADMVRIHPTLVFEGTELHRMMEEGEYTPLNVEEAVDVCSDLVCIFEGWGTKVIRIGYHVPVELRKYVVAGPIDPSLGDRVRRTTMKKVIESLKPSRIVVPKNYLVWFEEAKVEVGDEFRFDDLSYADALFFTGKEVVERWLNG from the coding sequence ATGAAGATAATTCCCGTTTTTCTTCCATACGCGGGTTGTAAGAAAAGGTGCGTCTTCTGTGACCAGATAAAAGCCACGGGACAGGCAAAAGTCCCGTCTCTTGATGATATTGCACGAATCATAGAAGAGTACTCCAGAACGTCGAATGAATACGAACTGGGATTCTACGGAGGAACGTTCACCGGTCTCTCAGAGGAAAAGATGGAAGAGTACCTGAGATTCGTGAAGAGATTCCCCGTGGTGAAGTCAGTCAGAGTCTCGACGCGCCCGGACGAGATAAACGAAAGAAAACTGAAGATTCTGAAGAAATACGGTGTGAACGTGATCGAAATAGGAGTACAGTCTTTCTTGGATGAGGTTCTCGAGAGGTCGAAGAGAGGTTACACCTCCGAAGAAGCTGAGGGAGCCTGCAAACTCATCAAGAAGAACGGATTCGTTCTCAGTGTTCATCTGATGGTAGGACTTCCGGGAAGTGATCGAAGAGGGGAAATTCTGTCCGCGCTGAGGACCGTAGAATGTGGAGCGGATATGGTGAGAATACACCCGACACTCGTTTTCGAAGGGACAGAACTCCACAGGATGATGGAAGAAGGAGAGTACACACCTCTGAATGTCGAAGAAGCGGTAGATGTCTGTTCTGATCTCGTCTGCATTTTTGAGGGCTGGGGGACAAAAGTGATCAGAATAGGATATCACGTTCCCGTTGAGCTGCGAAAGTACGTGGTCGCGGGTCCCATCGATCCATCTCTCGGTGACAGGGTGAGGAGAACAACGATGAAGAAGGTAATTGAAAGTTTGAAACCATCGAGAATTGTTGTTCCGAAGAATTACCTCGTCTGGTTCGAAGAAGCAAAAGTAGAAGTAGGAGATGAATTCAGATTCGATGACCTTTCTTACGCGGACGCTCTCTTCTTTACCGGAAAAGAGGTGGTTGAGAGGTGGCTGAACGGTTGA
- a CDS encoding Na+/H+ antiporter subunit C, whose amino-acid sequence MAERLTLLLVLIGLLGVLINRDLIKKIISLDIMGTGVVSFFVLISRRQGEAVPIPFQQNSADPVPQALIITSIVIGFATVALLVTTASVIASKYSSVSSDRLDREGGKKE is encoded by the coding sequence GTGGCTGAACGGTTGACCCTTCTTCTTGTCCTGATTGGGCTGTTAGGAGTTCTGATCAACAGAGATCTGATAAAGAAGATCATCTCGCTCGATATCATGGGAACGGGTGTTGTCAGCTTCTTTGTTCTCATCTCCAGAAGGCAGGGAGAAGCCGTTCCGATACCGTTTCAGCAGAACTCAGCCGACCCTGTCCCACAAGCTCTGATCATCACCTCGATAGTGATAGGGTTCGCCACCGTAGCGCTCCTTGTCACCACCGCGAGCGTGATCGCTTCCAAATACTCTTCGGTCTCTTCCGACAGGCTCGACAGAGAAGGGGGAAAGAAAGAGTGA
- a CDS encoding cation:proton antiporter: protein MIFLVYNFLIISLGIVFLFLKRKAPWWTALVNLVFTVTMVLSGYRFDLVLTGNFGVHLLLDQTSYFFLILTAVVLLAVFTKGLNVSLSNLLLILLGALNLAFVSYDLFNIYVTVEVVSLITFLLVVEGRKKIQYWSAFKYLILGTVGMNLYLIGIGVLYAGNGTLSISDISKVDSFASVLVAVGLLLRAGVFLFSMWLPQVHSEAETPISAVLSGVVVKSAVYALVRLEHVVNWDVVKIFAIFSALSGVLFAFLSKDYKRILAYSTLSQIGIVLASPVTAPVYALAHGVFKSWLFLLKDELPERDVTKWKRLDFWTWLSLSLASLSIMGLPGLAGFSKNLVLEQLHGWEKIFMEVVFVGTAASFWKFLLKPFEFKKKLPGMYNPVLLIASLTIGLYFASWERVLESFLLMGAGLLVHFLFKNLKIEKYPLEDFESMLGVYLLGVVVCLFLSL from the coding sequence GTGATCTTTCTTGTTTATAATTTCCTCATTATATCGCTCGGGATTGTCTTTCTTTTCTTAAAGAGGAAAGCTCCCTGGTGGACAGCACTGGTGAATCTTGTTTTCACAGTCACGATGGTACTTTCTGGATATCGTTTCGATCTTGTTTTGACAGGAAACTTCGGTGTCCACCTTCTGTTAGATCAGACATCATATTTCTTTCTCATCCTCACGGCCGTGGTTCTTCTCGCAGTCTTCACGAAAGGCCTGAACGTCAGTCTTTCGAACCTTCTTCTGATACTCCTTGGAGCGCTGAACCTTGCGTTCGTGAGCTACGATCTCTTCAACATATACGTCACGGTTGAGGTGGTATCCCTCATCACTTTCCTTCTCGTCGTAGAGGGAAGAAAGAAGATTCAGTACTGGTCCGCTTTCAAGTATCTGATCCTGGGTACTGTGGGTATGAATCTGTACCTGATAGGAATCGGCGTTCTATACGCGGGAAACGGCACACTCTCGATCTCTGACATCTCGAAGGTTGATTCATTCGCCTCCGTTCTCGTCGCAGTTGGACTTCTTTTAAGAGCCGGTGTGTTTCTCTTCAGTATGTGGCTTCCACAGGTTCATTCGGAGGCAGAAACACCCATTTCGGCAGTTCTATCCGGTGTCGTTGTGAAGAGTGCTGTGTACGCACTCGTTCGGCTGGAACACGTGGTGAACTGGGATGTGGTAAAGATCTTTGCCATCTTTTCGGCACTTTCAGGTGTTTTGTTTGCCTTTCTTTCGAAAGATTACAAGAGGATACTTGCCTACAGTACTCTTTCACAGATAGGGATCGTCCTTGCGTCACCGGTTACAGCTCCAGTTTACGCCCTCGCACACGGTGTTTTCAAATCCTGGCTCTTTCTTCTGAAAGATGAACTTCCGGAAAGGGACGTGACGAAGTGGAAAAGGCTTGATTTCTGGACGTGGCTTTCTCTTTCGCTGGCAAGTCTTTCTATCATGGGACTTCCCGGCCTTGCGGGTTTTTCGAAGAATCTGGTTCTCGAACAGCTTCACGGATGGGAGAAGATCTTCATGGAAGTTGTTTTCGTTGGCACCGCGGCTTCCTTCTGGAAATTTCTTCTGAAACCTTTTGAATTCAAAAAGAAGCTACCAGGGATGTACAATCCCGTTCTGCTCATTGCTTCCCTGACGATAGGACTCTACTTTGCCAGCTGGGAAAGAGTTCTTGAAAGCTTTCTCTTAATGGGTGCAGGACTTTTGGTTCATTTCCTCTTCAAGAACTTGAAGATAGAAAAATATCCGCTTGAAGACTTCGAGTCCATGCTCGGGGTCTATCTTCTGGGGGTGGTGGTTTGTCTTTTCTTGTCGCTGTGA
- a CDS encoding Na+/H+ antiporter subunit E encodes MSFLVAVITGTVFFMVLSQKATLTTIVLGAVMSVVTYIFTRPIHFEKFPVLVLKLFYNVPKAVFESILVLLFHNGAKRAYEVPVKDEWEELEKTLTITLTPKTLVIVSEEGYMVVHQVGERKT; translated from the coding sequence TTGTCTTTTCTTGTCGCTGTGATAACGGGAACCGTTTTCTTCATGGTTTTGTCCCAGAAAGCGACCTTGACAACAATCGTACTTGGAGCTGTGATGAGTGTTGTCACATACATCTTCACAAGGCCTATCCACTTTGAGAAGTTTCCCGTTCTTGTGTTGAAACTCTTCTACAACGTTCCAAAAGCGGTTTTTGAATCTATCTTGGTTTTGCTCTTCCACAACGGGGCTAAAAGAGCTTACGAAGTTCCGGTGAAAGATGAGTGGGAGGAACTCGAGAAAACACTCACTATCACACTCACTCCGAAAACACTGGTGATCGTCTCAGAGGAAGGTTACATGGTAGTCCACCAGGTGGGGGAGAGAAAAACATGA
- a CDS encoding monovalent cation/H(+) antiporter subunit G produces MIYVGVVLMFLGTLLSLLKKDFLLKIHLIGISDTVGSLFIVLNFWEDVSRTILMVVLLLVWGPFVSHVIARMYTEGSS; encoded by the coding sequence ATGATATACGTCGGTGTGGTTTTGATGTTTCTCGGCACTCTTCTTTCGCTTCTGAAAAAAGACTTCCTTCTGAAAATCCATCTCATAGGAATTTCAGACACGGTGGGATCCCTTTTCATCGTACTCAACTTCTGGGAAGACGTCTCGAGAACGATCCTCATGGTGGTACTCCTTCTCGTATGGGGGCCTTTCGTTTCACACGTTATAGCGCGCATGTACACGGAGGGATCGTCTTGA
- a CDS encoding Na(+)/H(+) antiporter subunit B produces the protein MIENLVLILMVSVSLYTIFTPIRLNAVIGRTALSVLAVLLYTLFSSPDVAIAEALLGALLTTLVYLIALKSRDRVKIGFTSVRLLFEKLGEAFMGFEYELLKRFCEKYDYRSEFVEFSSLEDLLEALNDGKVDVACGGVFSEDKKGYLETKIFYLEDEKLDLLRYTERVYRGERLNHVLHRDGSYHILFADEELRMRFREFLRTEREFVEELKKKYFGEEIG, from the coding sequence TTGATAGAAAATCTGGTACTGATTCTGATGGTCTCTGTATCTCTGTACACGATCTTCACCCCGATAAGATTGAACGCGGTCATTGGAAGAACGGCCTTGAGCGTTCTGGCAGTTCTTCTGTACACACTCTTTTCTTCTCCCGACGTGGCCATCGCGGAGGCCCTCCTTGGAGCACTTCTCACCACCCTCGTTTATCTGATCGCTCTGAAATCGAGAGATCGAGTGAAGATCGGTTTCACATCCGTCAGGCTCCTGTTCGAGAAATTGGGAGAAGCGTTCATGGGTTTCGAATACGAACTTCTGAAGAGGTTCTGTGAAAAGTACGACTACAGATCAGAATTCGTCGAGTTTTCCTCTTTGGAAGATCTCCTTGAGGCTTTGAACGATGGAAAGGTGGACGTTGCCTGTGGCGGAGTGTTCAGTGAAGACAAAAAAGGTTATCTGGAAACAAAGATCTTCTACCTCGAGGATGAAAAACTCGATCTGCTGAGGTACACAGAGAGGGTGTACAGAGGCGAGCGATTGAACCACGTCTTACACAGAGATGGGAGTTATCACATTCTTTTCGCGGACGAGGAGTTGAGAATGAGATTCAGAGAATTTCTCAGAACCGAAAGGGAGTTCGTAGAAGAATTGAAAAAGAAATACTTTGGGGAGGAGATCGGATGA